The following are encoded in a window of Campylobacter concisus ATCC 51562 genomic DNA:
- a CDS encoding LemA family protein, which produces MKNLIAVIIVIAALAFGVFKYINSFVALDENVNAKWSQVLNQYKRRAELVPNLVETVKGYAAHEQKIFEDVANARSKSMQVSVDASGLSDEAKMKEFMTAQSSFGLALGRLMAVSENYPELKANQNFLSLQSQLEGTQNRISVAMHDYIEAVKEYNVALRSFPNKFIASTFYPELKPKQNLEISNEEKINPKVSFEK; this is translated from the coding sequence GTGAAAAATTTAATAGCCGTTATTATAGTTATTGCTGCACTTGCTTTTGGTGTTTTTAAGTATATAAATTCATTTGTTGCGCTTGATGAAAATGTAAATGCAAAGTGGTCACAGGTGTTAAATCAATATAAAAGAAGAGCTGAGCTTGTGCCAAATTTGGTTGAAACTGTAAAAGGCTACGCAGCCCATGAACAAAAAATTTTTGAAGATGTGGCAAATGCTAGAAGCAAGAGCATGCAAGTAAGCGTTGATGCAAGTGGTCTTAGCGATGAAGCTAAGATGAAAGAATTTATGACAGCACAAAGCTCATTTGGCTTGGCACTTGGCAGGCTTATGGCAGTTAGTGAGAACTATCCAGAGCTAAAAGCAAATCAAAATTTCTTATCTCTTCAGAGTCAGCTTGAAGGTACGCAAAACCGCATAAGCGTAGCAATGCATGATTATATCGAAGCTGTAAAAGAGTATAACGTAGCCCTTAGAAGCTTTCCAAATAAATTTATAGCAAGTACTTTTTATCCTGAGCTAAAGCCAAAACAAAATCTTGAAATAAGCAACGAAGAGAAGATAAATCCAAAAGTTTCATTTGAGAAATGA